The Cydia pomonella isolate Wapato2018A chromosome 20, ilCydPomo1, whole genome shotgun sequence genome contains a region encoding:
- the LOC133528788 gene encoding uncharacterized protein LOC133528788 isoform X1, with protein MATTQIILIIVCAAVLADCKLRGKFSIIQKKTHEVNSDADAEHQVLENMKTSDRVVTGVKAHDSDAIFFPSDDDTRLYLDVNKIISETLSAIDNNKHSDVVKITTDTPLLPKVVPAVEAKEVFTNPIPTVEVTNKTMDSKYTILTNQIPNEDPKETKVSEEANVTQENVTTNDNITTVENMKNDIARSNETKLDLTSRFGDTSSYMLVPANNVQTYQPIQTNPNLQGNFPQYGLNNDKGKIMNPVVTNVGENSQYIPQNTNANYNGNLPQGTNLVPITVANTYMINGQLYAALTVPNNMNVPSSIYLINPQLPQSGYQVANNLPVYKVVQGDGYNVNNV; from the exons ATGGCTACTACACag ATCATTCTAATCATCGTTTGTGCAGCAGTTCTGGCAGACTGTAAATTGCGAGGGAAATTCAGCATCATACAGAAGAAAACTCATGAAGTAAACTCAGACGCAGATGCAGAACATCAAGTGCTTGAAAATATGAAGACAAGTGATCGTGTTGTTACAGGTGTAAAGGCTCATGATTCAGATGCGATATTTTTTCCAAGTGATGATGATACGAGACTATATCTTGATGTGAATAAGATTATCAGTGAAACTCTAAGTGCAATAGATAACAATAAGCATAGTGATGTTGTTAAGATTACTACTGACACGCCTTTGTTGCCGAAAGTCGTGCCTGCTGTTGAAGCTAAAGAAGTTTTTACTAATCCAATCCCTACAGTGGAAGTGACTAATAAAACTATGGACAGTAAATATACTATTCTAACAAATCAAATACCAAATGAAGATCCTAAAGAAACTAAAGTCTCAGAAGAAGCCAATGTTACTCAAGAAAATGTAACTACAAACGACAATATAACAACAGTGGAGAATATGAAAAATGATATAGCACGTTCTAATGAAACCAAGCTAGATTTGACTAGCAGATTTGGAGATACTAGTAGCTATATGCTTGTTCCTGCCAATAATGTTCAAACTTATCAGCCGATACAAACAAACCCCAATTTACAAGGCAATTTCCCACAATATGGTCTTAATAAtgataaaggaaaaataatgaatCCTGTTGTTACAAATGTTGGGGAAAATTCGCAATATATTCCACAAAATACAAATGCAAATTATAATGGGAATTTACCACAGGGTACAAATCTAGTTCCAATAACAGTTGCAAATACATACATGATCAACGGTCAGCTATACGCCGCCTTGACCGTACCTAATAACATGAATGTACCGAGTAGTATATATTTGATAAATCCACAATTACCACAGTCGGGGTATCAGGTGGCTAATAATTTGCCGGTGTATAAGGTGGTGCAAGGTGACGGATATAACGTGAATAACGTTTAA
- the LOC133529152 gene encoding uncharacterized protein LOC133529152, with amino-acid sequence MKLLIIFFAAAYAAPSQPGHGESLGHAPSHHGQVEYINYEPIGYEQPNYDRYSYGYGNPDYVGYGGLIEQPVPYDIGRQGIGFDKRTAFAYGFRMPLAYDILKILRRYPDKEVNSVKV; translated from the exons ATGAAATTACTtata ATCTTCTTCGCAGCAGCCTACGCCGCGCCGTCTCAACCCGGCCACGGGGAGTCTCTCGGCCACGCGCCGTCTCACCACGGCCAAGTTGAGTACATCAACTACGAGCCTATCGGCTACGAGCAGCCCAACTACGACCGCTACAGCTACGGCTACGGGAACCCCGACTATGTCGGCTACGGAGGGCTCATCGAGCAGCCCGTGCCTTACGACATCGGACGACAAGGCATTGGCTTCGACAAGAGGACCGCCTTCGCCTACGGCTTCAGGATGCCCTTGGCTTATGACATCTTGAAGATACTCAGGAGGTATCCCGACAAAGAGGTCAATAGCGTCAAGGtgtaa
- the LOC133528788 gene encoding uncharacterized protein LOC133528788 isoform X2 — protein sequence MIILIIVCAAVLADCKLRGKFSIIQKKTHEVNSDADAEHQVLENMKTSDRVVTGVKAHDSDAIFFPSDDDTRLYLDVNKIISETLSAIDNNKHSDVVKITTDTPLLPKVVPAVEAKEVFTNPIPTVEVTNKTMDSKYTILTNQIPNEDPKETKVSEEANVTQENVTTNDNITTVENMKNDIARSNETKLDLTSRFGDTSSYMLVPANNVQTYQPIQTNPNLQGNFPQYGLNNDKGKIMNPVVTNVGENSQYIPQNTNANYNGNLPQGTNLVPITVANTYMINGQLYAALTVPNNMNVPSSIYLINPQLPQSGYQVANNLPVYKVVQGDGYNVNNV from the exons ATG ATCATTCTAATCATCGTTTGTGCAGCAGTTCTGGCAGACTGTAAATTGCGAGGGAAATTCAGCATCATACAGAAGAAAACTCATGAAGTAAACTCAGACGCAGATGCAGAACATCAAGTGCTTGAAAATATGAAGACAAGTGATCGTGTTGTTACAGGTGTAAAGGCTCATGATTCAGATGCGATATTTTTTCCAAGTGATGATGATACGAGACTATATCTTGATGTGAATAAGATTATCAGTGAAACTCTAAGTGCAATAGATAACAATAAGCATAGTGATGTTGTTAAGATTACTACTGACACGCCTTTGTTGCCGAAAGTCGTGCCTGCTGTTGAAGCTAAAGAAGTTTTTACTAATCCAATCCCTACAGTGGAAGTGACTAATAAAACTATGGACAGTAAATATACTATTCTAACAAATCAAATACCAAATGAAGATCCTAAAGAAACTAAAGTCTCAGAAGAAGCCAATGTTACTCAAGAAAATGTAACTACAAACGACAATATAACAACAGTGGAGAATATGAAAAATGATATAGCACGTTCTAATGAAACCAAGCTAGATTTGACTAGCAGATTTGGAGATACTAGTAGCTATATGCTTGTTCCTGCCAATAATGTTCAAACTTATCAGCCGATACAAACAAACCCCAATTTACAAGGCAATTTCCCACAATATGGTCTTAATAAtgataaaggaaaaataatgaatCCTGTTGTTACAAATGTTGGGGAAAATTCGCAATATATTCCACAAAATACAAATGCAAATTATAATGGGAATTTACCACAGGGTACAAATCTAGTTCCAATAACAGTTGCAAATACATACATGATCAACGGTCAGCTATACGCCGCCTTGACCGTACCTAATAACATGAATGTACCGAGTAGTATATATTTGATAAATCCACAATTACCACAGTCGGGGTATCAGGTGGCTAATAATTTGCCGGTGTATAAGGTGGTGCAAGGTGACGGATATAACGTGAATAACGTTTAA